The Ensifer adhaerens genome contains a region encoding:
- a CDS encoding efflux RND transporter periplasmic adaptor subunit yields the protein MRVWKQLAVSAAVLLVGAAVWVRFVPGAGETLAAIGVSHPLIDALSKPGAGGGEGGERGNGRGQGGNNAILVMVRPSGTSVVNDRLNAIGNGEAIHSVTVTPTATGNLTEILVRSGEKVSQGQVIAKLDSDDQKIAADQARLTRDSAREKVERYRNLSTARAVTAVDVRDAEIAMQTAELALKTAELDLKRRDIVAPSKGVVGIITVNVGDYVTTTTPIAVVDDRSEILVDFWVPERFANKIFVGQPVTAFAIAQPGNQLDGAIHAIDNRLDQASRTLRVRARLENPDDKLRAGMSFSVTVAFDGDTYPTVDPLAIQWSSEGSYIWRVSSDKSEKVPVKIIQRNPDKVLVDAALSQGDEIVTEGVQRLRDGGAVRIAGRENKQEPQKVAEETK from the coding sequence ATGCGGGTTTGGAAACAGCTTGCGGTGAGCGCCGCTGTGCTTCTCGTGGGCGCAGCCGTCTGGGTGCGTTTTGTGCCTGGTGCTGGTGAAACGCTGGCGGCGATTGGTGTTTCGCATCCGCTGATTGATGCCTTGTCCAAGCCCGGCGCCGGTGGCGGCGAGGGCGGCGAACGCGGCAATGGCCGCGGGCAGGGCGGCAACAACGCCATTCTCGTCATGGTCCGGCCTTCGGGCACGTCTGTTGTCAACGACCGGCTGAACGCGATCGGCAACGGCGAGGCGATCCATTCCGTCACCGTGACGCCGACGGCAACCGGCAACCTCACCGAAATCCTCGTGCGCTCCGGCGAAAAGGTGTCGCAGGGTCAGGTCATTGCCAAGCTCGACAGCGACGACCAGAAGATTGCTGCCGACCAGGCGAGGCTGACACGTGACAGCGCACGCGAAAAGGTCGAGCGCTACCGCAACCTGAGCACTGCCCGCGCGGTAACAGCCGTGGACGTGCGCGACGCCGAAATCGCCATGCAGACCGCCGAACTGGCGCTGAAGACCGCAGAGCTCGACCTCAAGCGCCGCGACATCGTGGCGCCGTCGAAGGGCGTCGTCGGCATCATCACCGTCAATGTCGGCGACTACGTCACGACCACGACGCCGATTGCCGTCGTCGACGACCGCTCGGAAATCCTCGTCGATTTCTGGGTGCCCGAGCGCTTCGCCAACAAGATCTTCGTCGGCCAGCCGGTCACCGCCTTCGCCATCGCCCAGCCGGGCAACCAGCTCGACGGTGCGATCCACGCGATCGACAACCGCCTCGATCAGGCGAGCCGGACGCTGCGCGTGCGCGCACGGCTTGAAAACCCCGATGACAAGCTGAGGGCGGGCATGTCCTTCTCGGTCACCGTGGCCTTTGACGGCGACACTTATCCGACGGTCGATCCGCTGGCGATCCAGTGGAGTTCGGAAGGCTCCTATATCTGGCGCGTCTCCAGCGACAAGAGCGAGAAGGTGCCGGTGAAGATCATTCAGCGCAACCCGGACAAGGTGCTGGTGGACGCCGCACTGTCGCAAGGCGACGAGATCGTCACCGAAGGCGTGCAGCGCCTGCGCGACGGCGGCGCCGTGCGCATCGCCGGCCGTGAGAACAAGCAGGAACCGCAGAAGGTTGCGGAGGAAACCAAGTGA
- a CDS encoding cyclase family protein: MCDACVMETVKERMLSRRSFFKAAAVGTAGLAAASVGAAPPALAQGHSSVTDLTHELHEDFPTFFGQQQFFREEKFNYAKDKFNMFELRVNEHTGTHVDAPLHFSADGLSVAELPVDKLVVPLVIVDIRKKAEADADAQVTPDDLKAWVAANGEIPENACVAMLSGWGAHLGTDKFRNADGGGKLHFPGFHVEAAKYLIEESKAAGIAVDTLSLDHGPSPDFATHYAWLPEGRWGLEAAANLDKLPVKGATLILGAPKHRGGTGGPARVFALA; this comes from the coding sequence ATGTGCGATGCCTGTGTCATGGAAACGGTGAAAGAGCGCATGCTCTCGCGCCGCAGCTTCTTCAAAGCCGCCGCGGTCGGAACCGCGGGTCTTGCCGCCGCAAGCGTGGGCGCGGCCCCGCCGGCGCTGGCGCAGGGGCATTCAAGCGTCACCGACCTGACCCACGAGTTGCACGAAGATTTCCCGACCTTCTTCGGCCAGCAGCAGTTCTTCCGCGAGGAGAAGTTCAACTACGCCAAAGACAAGTTCAACATGTTCGAGCTCCGGGTGAACGAACACACCGGCACCCATGTCGACGCGCCCCTGCACTTCTCCGCCGATGGCCTCTCGGTCGCCGAACTGCCCGTCGACAAGCTGGTGGTGCCGCTGGTGATTGTCGATATCAGAAAGAAGGCTGAGGCCGATGCCGATGCGCAGGTGACGCCCGACGACCTCAAGGCCTGGGTCGCCGCCAATGGCGAGATCCCGGAAAACGCCTGCGTCGCCATGCTGTCGGGCTGGGGCGCGCATCTGGGCACGGACAAGTTCCGCAATGCCGATGGCGGCGGCAAGCTGCATTTCCCCGGCTTCCACGTCGAGGCGGCCAAATATCTGATCGAGGAAAGCAAGGCGGCTGGTATCGCCGTCGATACGCTGTCGCTCGACCATGGCCCCTCGCCCGATTTCGCCACGCATTATGCCTGGCTGCCGGAGGGTCGCTGGGGGCTGGAGGCAGCAGCCAATCTCGACAAGCTGCCGGTCAAGGGCGCAACCCTCATCCTCGGCGCACCGAAGCACCGCGGCGGCACCGGCGGCCCGGCCCGCGTCTTCGCGCTGGCCTAG
- a CDS encoding EthD family reductase, which yields MIKMSVYYPADGGSKFDHDYYRTRHMPLIQERLGDACLRYEIDKGLAGREPGSAPGFVAACHVYSPSLETFQEALGPHRAEIAADVANYTDIAPIVQISEVVGG from the coding sequence ATGATCAAGATGAGCGTCTACTATCCGGCCGATGGCGGCTCGAAGTTCGATCACGACTACTACCGCACCCGCCACATGCCACTGATCCAGGAACGGCTCGGCGATGCCTGCCTGCGCTACGAGATCGATAAGGGCCTTGCGGGTCGCGAGCCTGGAAGCGCGCCGGGGTTCGTCGCGGCGTGCCACGTCTACTCGCCGAGCCTCGAGACATTCCAGGAGGCGTTAGGTCCCCACCGCGCCGAGATTGCCGCGGACGTCGCCAACTATACGGACATCGCGCCCATCGTGCAGATCAGCGAAGTCGTTGGAGGGTAG
- a CDS encoding carboxymuconolactone decarboxylase family protein, giving the protein MSTVSPPQNPEADPRVKAVFDDIRTTRKSDFINNMWLWLAFDPELLEQTWRDVKAVMATPSALDPLVKEMLYIAVSVTNGCGYCAHSHTAAARAKGMTDAEHADLLRVISLAARTNQLATALQVPVDTAFDKTKE; this is encoded by the coding sequence ATGAGCACCGTATCCCCGCCTCAGAACCCGGAAGCCGATCCGCGTGTCAAAGCCGTGTTCGACGACATTCGCACCACCCGCAAATCCGACTTCATCAACAATATGTGGCTGTGGCTCGCCTTCGATCCGGAGCTCCTGGAACAGACCTGGCGCGACGTGAAGGCCGTGATGGCAACGCCCTCGGCGCTCGATCCGCTGGTCAAGGAGATGCTCTATATCGCCGTCTCCGTCACCAATGGCTGCGGCTACTGCGCCCATTCCCATACGGCGGCGGCAAGGGCGAAAGGCATGACCGACGCCGAGCATGCGGACCTGCTCAGGGTGATCTCGCTTGCCGCCCGCACCAACCAGTTGGCGACGGCGCTGCAGGTGCCTGTGGATACCGCCTTCGACAAGACAAAAGAATAG
- a CDS encoding ATP-dependent helicase, which yields MMSGFDDIPFFDEEPAPRKQQPAPAGIPATGGIAARAMAARDRAQPRPDYLSGLNPEQSEAVETLDGPVLVLAGAGTGKTRVLTTRIAHILSTNRAFPSQILAVTFTNKAAREMKERIGVLVGHAVEGMPWLGTFHSIGVKLLRRHAELVGLRSDFTILDTDDVVRLIKQLIQAEGIDDKRWPAKQFAGMIDGWKNKGLDPAQIPEGDARAFANGKGRELYAAYQNRLLTLNACDFGDLLLHPIRIFRMHADVLKDYHDKFRYILVDEYQDTNTAQYMWLRLLAQRPKGVPQNVCCVGDDDQSIYGWRGAEVDNILRFEKDFPGAKVIKLERNYRSTEHILGAAGHLIAHNEGRLGKTLFTDRTDPDDEKVQVHAAWDSEEEARAVGEEIEQLQRKSHKLNDMAILVRASFQMREFEDRFVTLGLNYRVIGGPRFYERLEIRDAMAYFRLVCQPADDLAFERIVNTPKRGLGDTTVRTLHDYARARDIPMLAAASEIIETDELKPKARKALFDVVTDFRRWQSLLETTVHTELAEQILDESGYTAMWQNDKTAEAPGRLENLKELIRSMEAFESLRGFLEHVALVMDAEQNENLDAVSIMTLHSAKGLEFDTVFLPGWEEGLFPHQRALDEGGRSGLEEERRLAYVGITRAKHRCHIWFVSNRRIHGLWQSTMPSRFLEELPLAHVDVAENEQSYGGYGRGGYGQSRFDKADPFQNNYSTPGWKRAQQHRSDATRDNWGTRSGHAVERIGYGESGPRGRTIDGELVAKSTATEPSRFSVGDRVFHMKFGNGNIAAIEGNKLTIDFDRAGQKRVLDGFVEKA from the coding sequence ATGATGAGTGGTTTCGACGATATTCCCTTCTTCGACGAGGAGCCGGCGCCGCGCAAGCAGCAGCCCGCCCCCGCAGGTATTCCGGCAACGGGCGGCATCGCCGCGCGCGCCATGGCGGCGCGCGATCGCGCCCAGCCGCGCCCGGACTATCTCTCCGGCCTCAACCCGGAACAGTCCGAAGCGGTCGAGACGCTCGATGGCCCCGTGCTCGTGCTTGCCGGCGCCGGCACCGGCAAGACCCGGGTGCTGACGACCCGCATCGCCCATATCCTTTCGACCAACCGCGCCTTTCCCTCGCAGATCCTGGCGGTGACCTTCACCAACAAGGCGGCGCGCGAGATGAAGGAGCGCATCGGCGTGCTCGTCGGCCATGCGGTCGAAGGCATGCCCTGGCTCGGCACCTTCCACTCGATCGGCGTCAAGCTGCTGCGTCGTCACGCCGAGCTCGTCGGCCTGCGTTCCGATTTCACCATTCTCGACACCGATGACGTAGTGCGGCTGATCAAGCAGCTCATCCAGGCGGAAGGCATCGACGACAAGCGCTGGCCGGCCAAGCAGTTTGCCGGCATGATCGACGGCTGGAAGAACAAGGGCCTCGATCCCGCCCAGATCCCCGAGGGAGACGCCCGCGCCTTTGCCAACGGCAAGGGCCGCGAACTCTATGCTGCCTACCAGAACCGGCTCTTGACGCTGAACGCCTGCGACTTCGGCGATCTTCTTTTGCACCCGATCCGCATCTTCCGCATGCATGCGGATGTGCTGAAGGACTATCACGACAAGTTCCGCTACATTCTCGTCGACGAGTACCAGGACACCAACACGGCGCAGTACATGTGGCTGCGGCTGCTTGCCCAGCGCCCCAAGGGCGTACCGCAGAACGTCTGCTGCGTGGGCGACGACGACCAGTCGATCTATGGCTGGCGCGGCGCGGAAGTGGACAATATCCTGCGCTTCGAAAAGGATTTCCCGGGCGCCAAGGTGATCAAGCTTGAGCGCAACTACCGCTCGACCGAGCACATTCTGGGCGCTGCCGGTCACCTGATCGCCCACAACGAGGGCCGCCTCGGCAAGACGCTCTTTACCGACCGCACCGATCCGGATGATGAGAAGGTGCAGGTGCACGCCGCCTGGGATTCCGAAGAGGAAGCCCGCGCCGTCGGCGAAGAGATCGAGCAGTTGCAGCGCAAGAGCCACAAGCTCAACGACATGGCGATCCTTGTGCGCGCCTCGTTCCAGATGCGCGAATTCGAAGACCGCTTCGTCACGCTCGGCCTCAACTACCGCGTCATCGGCGGCCCGCGCTTCTACGAGCGCCTCGAAATCCGCGATGCCATGGCCTATTTCCGCCTCGTCTGCCAGCCGGCCGACGATCTCGCCTTCGAGCGCATCGTCAACACGCCGAAGCGCGGTCTTGGCGACACCACCGTGCGCACGCTGCACGACTATGCCCGCGCCCGCGACATCCCGATGCTGGCGGCGGCCTCCGAGATCATCGAGACCGACGAGCTGAAGCCGAAGGCGCGCAAGGCGCTGTTCGACGTCGTCACCGATTTCCGCCGCTGGCAGAGCCTGCTGGAAACGACCGTGCACACCGAGCTTGCCGAGCAGATCCTCGACGAGAGCGGCTATACGGCCATGTGGCAGAACGACAAGACGGCGGAAGCCCCCGGACGGCTGGAAAACCTGAAGGAACTCATCCGCTCGATGGAAGCCTTCGAGAGCCTGCGCGGCTTCCTCGAACACGTCGCTCTGGTCATGGATGCCGAGCAGAACGAGAACCTCGATGCCGTCTCGATCATGACGCTGCACTCGGCCAAGGGCCTGGAGTTCGATACCGTCTTCCTGCCCGGCTGGGAGGAAGGCCTGTTCCCGCACCAGCGCGCGCTTGATGAGGGCGGCCGCTCCGGCCTTGAGGAAGAACGGCGCCTCGCCTATGTCGGCATCACCCGCGCCAAGCATCGCTGCCACATCTGGTTCGTCTCCAACCGCCGCATCCACGGCCTCTGGCAGTCGACCATGCCGTCACGCTTCCTCGAGGAGCTGCCGCTCGCCCATGTGGACGTGGCCGAGAATGAACAATCCTATGGCGGCTATGGTCGCGGCGGCTACGGCCAGTCGCGCTTCGACAAGGCTGATCCCTTCCAGAACAACTACTCCACGCCCGGCTGGAAGCGCGCCCAGCAGCACCGCTCCGACGCCACCCGCGACAACTGGGGCACCCGCTCCGGCCACGCGGTCGAGCGCATCGGCTACGGCGAAAGCGGCCCGCGCGGCCGCACGATCGACGGCGAGCTGGTGGCGAAATCGACGGCCACCGAACCCTCGCGTTTCTCGGTCGGCGACCGCGTCTTCCACATGAAGTTCGGCAACGGCAACATCGCCGCCATCGAAGGCAACAAGCTCACCATCGACTTCGACCGCGCCGGCCAGAAGCGGGTGCTGGATGGATTTGTGGAGAAGGCGTGA
- a CDS encoding adenylate/guanylate cyclase domain-containing protein has translation MSWTSAVRSLLELGAANVAEGDREGILVANVAACVIVVTTTSFALIYALYGEPSLIPLVYANLALAVAAAMTPLFHRFGRVASGLWEFGICVVVLVWIASYVGRDSGVLLTLLGVTPVAFAILGFQNMALVTVLSAMAAITVIAASIAFPQARSGVYDDTRFLQLLHSSSIITLTLMCFATIYYAFHLAREAQGRLARLMTSIMPDEIVARLLRNERETIIDEFEHATVVLIDIVQFVALSNSLGPERTVNLLNELFSEFDRLAAATGVEKIKTIGDAYLAVAGVPARHPTPEKAAAVFGFGAIAAAREIGERHGVVLKLRAGMASGSVTAGVLGRAKYAYDIWGAPVNLAARLEAIGKHGCITTTAEIRQRLGESFLFICSGREDIKGFGPTEIWTSRMLDPDACAPGIRAHTAK, from the coding sequence ATGTCCTGGACGAGCGCTGTTCGCAGCCTGCTGGAGCTGGGCGCCGCAAATGTTGCGGAGGGTGACCGTGAAGGCATCCTCGTCGCGAATGTCGCGGCCTGTGTGATCGTCGTCACCACCACGAGCTTTGCCCTCATCTACGCACTCTATGGCGAGCCGAGCCTCATTCCCCTCGTCTATGCCAATCTCGCCCTAGCCGTCGCGGCCGCCATGACGCCGCTTTTTCATCGCTTCGGCCGCGTCGCGTCAGGGCTTTGGGAATTCGGTATCTGCGTGGTGGTCCTCGTCTGGATCGCCTCCTATGTCGGTCGGGACTCCGGCGTCCTGCTGACGCTGCTCGGCGTGACGCCGGTCGCCTTCGCGATCCTCGGGTTTCAAAACATGGCGCTGGTCACGGTCCTCAGCGCCATGGCTGCGATCACGGTCATCGCCGCATCCATCGCGTTTCCTCAGGCGCGGTCGGGTGTCTATGACGACACCCGTTTCCTGCAACTCCTCCATTCGTCGTCGATCATCACGCTCACGCTCATGTGCTTCGCAACGATCTACTATGCCTTCCACCTGGCGAGAGAGGCGCAGGGGCGGCTCGCCCGCCTGATGACGTCGATCATGCCGGACGAGATCGTGGCGCGCCTGCTGAGGAACGAGCGTGAAACGATCATCGACGAATTCGAGCATGCGACTGTTGTCCTGATCGACATCGTCCAGTTCGTGGCCCTGTCAAACAGCCTGGGGCCGGAACGGACGGTCAACCTGCTCAACGAGCTCTTCAGCGAGTTCGATCGCCTGGCCGCAGCAACCGGTGTCGAAAAGATCAAGACCATCGGCGATGCCTATCTTGCGGTGGCGGGCGTGCCCGCCCGGCACCCCACGCCCGAGAAGGCGGCGGCAGTGTTCGGCTTCGGCGCCATCGCCGCGGCCCGCGAGATCGGCGAACGCCATGGCGTCGTCCTCAAGCTGCGCGCTGGCATGGCCTCGGGATCGGTAACGGCTGGCGTGCTTGGGCGAGCGAAATACGCCTATGATATCTGGGGTGCACCCGTGAACCTTGCCGCGCGCCTGGAAGCGATCGGCAAGCACGGCTGCATCACCACCACCGCAGAAATCAGGCAGCGACTAGGCGAGTCTTTCCTGTTCATTTGCTCCGGCCGCGAGGACATCAAGGGCTTCGGCCCGACTGAGATCTGGACCTCGCGGATGCTGGATCCCGATGCATGTGCCCCTGGCATCCGCGCACACACGGCGAAGTGA
- a CDS encoding GNAT family N-acetyltransferase yields MTDKLHIRPIARTDYEQWLPLWDGYNAFYGRSGETALDPAITAMTWSRFFDAYEPVHALVAESEGRLIGLTHYLFHRSTTMIQPNCYLQDLFTNAEARGKGVGRALIEGVYEAARAVGAPRVYWMTHETNETAMTLYDKVAEKSGFLVYRKAV; encoded by the coding sequence ATGACCGACAAGCTTCACATCCGCCCGATAGCCCGGACCGACTACGAACAATGGCTGCCGCTCTGGGACGGCTACAACGCCTTCTACGGCCGCTCCGGCGAAACCGCGCTGGACCCGGCGATCACCGCCATGACCTGGTCGCGCTTTTTCGACGCCTACGAGCCGGTGCATGCGCTGGTGGCGGAGAGCGAAGGGCGGCTGATCGGGCTTACGCACTACCTCTTCCACCGCAGCACGACGATGATCCAGCCGAACTGCTACCTACAGGACCTCTTCACCAATGCGGAAGCCCGCGGCAAGGGCGTCGGACGAGCGTTGATTGAGGGCGTCTATGAGGCGGCACGTGCCGTCGGCGCGCCACGCGTCTACTGGATGACGCACGAGACCAATGAGACGGCGATGACGCTTTACGACAAGGTGGCGGAGAAGTCGGGGTTTCTCGTTTATCGCAAGGCGGTCTGA
- a CDS encoding cysteine hydrolase family protein, with protein MAAKLEIGKTLEDFCRPERMALIVYDMQVGITNQVKNGPAVLSKVLKVLDAARAGGFPVIFLRHLSMPRPLMGAFQLRQAMAWQRTDDPDAVHPWFLRGTPGSELVPELAPRDDEAILDKITFSAFEGTPLAMILRDLGLTSFAICGIATEIGIDPTVRHATDLGLVPVVVRDACGAGHHEAGERAMENIAFMGDAIMTDVQAITAAMTKR; from the coding sequence ATGGCCGCGAAACTGGAAATCGGAAAGACGCTTGAGGATTTCTGCCGGCCGGAGCGGATGGCGCTCATCGTCTACGACATGCAGGTGGGGATTACCAATCAGGTCAAGAACGGCCCGGCGGTGCTTTCCAAGGTGCTGAAGGTGCTGGACGCTGCGCGGGCCGGCGGGTTTCCGGTGATCTTTCTCCGGCATCTGTCGATGCCGAGGCCGCTGATGGGCGCCTTCCAGCTACGCCAGGCGATGGCCTGGCAGCGGACAGACGATCCGGATGCGGTGCACCCCTGGTTTCTGCGCGGCACGCCGGGCTCCGAGCTGGTGCCCGAACTTGCGCCCCGTGACGACGAGGCGATCCTCGACAAGATCACGTTTTCCGCCTTCGAGGGCACGCCGCTCGCCATGATCCTGCGCGACCTCGGGCTTACTTCCTTCGCCATCTGCGGTATCGCCACGGAAATCGGCATCGACCCGACCGTGCGCCATGCGACCGATCTCGGCCTGGTGCCCGTCGTCGTGCGTGACGCCTGCGGGGCAGGGCATCACGAGGCCGGTGAGCGCGCGATGGAAAACATCGCCTTCATGGGCGATGCGATCATGACCGACGTTCAGGCAATCACCGCCGCGATGACCAAACGCTAG
- a CDS encoding phosphoribosyltransferase → MFTATWLFEDRADAGRQLARAVEDEGLDDPLVMALPRGGVPVAYEIAVHIAAPLEILIVRKIGAPGHEEFGLGALVDGEEPELVLNRRAIRLVRPPKGYLEAETERQRAEILRRRTLYFGDRAPASSRARDVILVDDGIATGGTVRAAIKALRRMGVGRLVLAVPVAPKSELTELRSQVDRIVCLATPFAFRAVGLYYRNFEQTADEEVLALMEKARLRNERD, encoded by the coding sequence ATGTTCACGGCAACGTGGCTCTTCGAGGACAGGGCGGATGCCGGGCGCCAGCTGGCGCGCGCGGTCGAAGACGAGGGGCTTGACGATCCGCTCGTCATGGCGCTGCCGCGCGGAGGCGTTCCGGTCGCCTATGAAATCGCCGTCCATATTGCGGCGCCGCTGGAAATCCTGATCGTGCGCAAGATCGGCGCGCCTGGGCATGAGGAATTCGGTCTGGGCGCTCTGGTCGATGGCGAGGAGCCGGAACTGGTGCTCAACCGTCGGGCGATCCGGCTGGTCCGTCCGCCGAAAGGCTATCTGGAGGCCGAAACGGAGCGCCAGCGCGCCGAGATCCTGCGCCGCCGCACGCTCTATTTCGGCGACCGCGCGCCGGCGTCGTCCCGAGCCCGTGATGTAATCCTCGTCGACGACGGTATCGCCACCGGCGGCACCGTGCGGGCGGCGATCAAGGCGCTGCGGCGAATGGGGGTGGGGCGCCTCGTGCTTGCCGTTCCGGTAGCGCCGAAAAGCGAACTTACCGAACTGCGCAGCCAGGTCGATCGCATCGTCTGCCTCGCCACGCCCTTCGCGTTCCGTGCCGTCGGCCTGTACTACCGCAATTTCGAACAGACGGCGGACGAAGAGGTGCTGGCGCTGATGGAGAAGGCGCGGCTGCGCAACGAGCGCGATTGA
- a CDS encoding sensor domain-containing diguanylate cyclase, whose amino-acid sequence MSFLPAISIIALLAMLPVLISLRASMVEGGTDFAAACAIAAAATLFLMLSEIPALRPLSLIGIVFLIGACLFVLSGFHRALGVLRPMSTPLVAAASISAVVVLIAAFGPHSATLHALSAVGIAAAFVLIIAVCSQHRRAAPGPIERLCVIGCAAIGCSALIAVTIFSPIAHGTAETPLASASWDFACVVLRYFYLPVLFLGVILMIQNRVITDLKSAIARDELTGALSRRALLDLGQRALAVGFARQRPVTFLLLDLDYFKQINDRYGHAVGDTALGHFAGTVAACLSGRGTLGRIGGEEFGIVLPNHSEDAAFAVAEEIGRTVRDTPIGRFDRPIRLTVSIGLAEAEPGDTISDIMIRADMALYDAKADGRDRCTIAGRFQTEASARALAAAAAQMRAADHRNLEPQLLRGTG is encoded by the coding sequence ATGAGCTTTCTCCCTGCCATATCGATCATCGCTCTTCTGGCGATGCTCCCGGTGCTGATTTCCCTGCGGGCCTCCATGGTCGAGGGGGGCACGGATTTTGCAGCCGCCTGCGCCATCGCAGCGGCGGCAACGCTGTTTCTGATGCTGTCCGAGATCCCGGCGCTGCGGCCGTTGTCGCTGATCGGCATCGTCTTTCTCATTGGCGCCTGTCTTTTCGTGCTCTCGGGCTTTCACCGGGCGCTCGGCGTCCTCCGGCCGATGTCGACGCCGCTGGTCGCTGCCGCCTCGATTTCGGCCGTGGTGGTGCTGATTGCCGCCTTCGGCCCGCACAGCGCGACATTGCACGCACTGTCGGCCGTCGGCATCGCCGCCGCCTTCGTGCTGATCATCGCCGTCTGTTCGCAGCACCGGCGCGCAGCGCCCGGGCCGATCGAGCGCCTCTGCGTCATCGGCTGCGCCGCCATCGGCTGTTCCGCCCTGATTGCGGTCACGATTTTCTCGCCGATCGCCCACGGGACCGCCGAAACCCCGCTTGCGTCGGCCAGCTGGGACTTCGCCTGCGTCGTGCTTAGATATTTCTACCTGCCTGTGCTGTTCCTCGGCGTGATCCTGATGATCCAGAACCGGGTGATCACCGACCTCAAGAGCGCCATTGCCCGCGATGAGTTGACGGGCGCCCTGTCGCGCCGCGCGCTGCTCGACCTCGGACAGCGGGCGCTGGCAGTGGGTTTTGCGCGCCAGAGACCCGTCACCTTCCTGCTGCTCGATCTCGATTATTTCAAGCAGATCAACGACCGCTACGGCCATGCGGTCGGCGACACGGCGCTCGGCCACTTCGCCGGCACGGTCGCCGCCTGTCTCAGCGGGCGCGGCACGCTCGGGCGCATCGGCGGCGAAGAGTTCGGCATCGTCCTGCCCAATCACTCGGAAGATGCCGCCTTTGCGGTGGCCGAGGAGATCGGCCGCACGGTGCGCGATACGCCGATCGGCCGCTTCGACCGCCCGATCCGGCTGACAGTGAGCATTGGCCTTGCCGAGGCCGAGCCCGGCGATACTATCAGCGACATCATGATCCGCGCCGACATGGCGCTCTACGACGCCAAAGCCGACGGCCGCGACCGCTGCACCATCGCCGGCCGCTTCCAGACCGAGGCCAGCGCACGGGCTCTTGCCGCCGCCGCCGCGCAAATGCGCGCTGCCGACCACCGAAACCTCGAGCCGCAGCTTCTTCGCGGCACCGGTTGA
- a CDS encoding CreA family protein: protein MSRSLRALFFAGLAIAATALPARAETVGEVGVDWLGNDIMIDAVSDPKIKGVTCHVTYFDRSVIDRLKNGNWFEDPSNNSIACRQTGPIEIGDIDLSKEGEEVFRAGLSLVWKNLLVTRIYDRRNDTLIYLAHSRELTDGSAKMSITTIPLYGQTVNWQNGKPQ, encoded by the coding sequence ATGTCGCGTTCGCTTCGTGCGCTCTTTTTTGCCGGCCTTGCCATAGCCGCCACAGCCCTGCCCGCTCGCGCCGAAACAGTCGGCGAAGTCGGGGTCGACTGGCTCGGCAACGACATCATGATCGATGCCGTGAGCGACCCGAAGATCAAGGGTGTGACCTGCCACGTGACCTATTTCGACCGCAGCGTCATCGACCGGCTGAAGAACGGCAACTGGTTCGAGGATCCGTCGAACAATTCGATCGCCTGCCGGCAGACCGGCCCGATCGAAATCGGCGACATCGATCTTTCCAAGGAAGGCGAGGAAGTGTTTCGCGCCGGCTTGTCGCTCGTCTGGAAGAACCTGCTCGTCACACGGATCTACGACCGAAGGAACGATACGCTGATCTATCTGGCGCATTCGCGCGAATTGACGGATGGCTCTGCCAAGATGTCGATCACCACCATTCCGCTCTACGGCCAGACGGTCAATTGGCAGAACGGCAAGCCGCAGTAG
- a CDS encoding chemotaxis protein CheW — MSNAIKQSGAYLEIVSFHLGDQEFCIDIMAIREIRGWAPVTPMPHTPPYVLGLINLRGAVIPVIDMAARLGMKMTEPSERSAIIVTDIAGKLVGLLVEQVSDMMTIKSEALQPAPEIIPEAQRAFCRGIVALEKTMVCFLNLDTVIADELAQAA; from the coding sequence ATGAGCAACGCAATCAAGCAGTCCGGCGCCTATCTCGAAATCGTGTCGTTCCACCTCGGCGACCAGGAATTCTGCATCGATATCATGGCGATCCGCGAAATCCGCGGCTGGGCGCCGGTAACGCCGATGCCGCATACGCCGCCCTACGTGCTCGGCCTCATCAACCTGCGCGGCGCGGTGATCCCGGTCATCGACATGGCGGCCCGCCTCGGCATGAAGATGACCGAGCCGTCCGAGCGCTCGGCGATCATCGTCACCGACATCGCCGGCAAGCTCGTTGGCCTCCTGGTCGAGCAGGTCTCGGACATGATGACGATCAAGAGCGAGGCGCTGCAGCCGGCGCCGGAGATCATCCCGGAAGCGCAGCGCGCCTTCTGCCGCGGCATCGTCGCTTTGGAAAAGACCATGGTCTGCTTCCTCAACCTCGATACCGTCATTGCGGACGAGTTGGCCCAGGCCGCCTGA